The region CTGTGGCTATATTTTCGCAAGATGGCTTCAAATGCTATAATCATCCATTGAATGCCCAATCCTACGGTGCGCCATTCGTCAAAGGTGATGTGGTCGGTGTAGGCTTCCGTCCCCGGACCGGCTCCGTATTTTTCACTCGCAATGGCGTACGGATGGCTGAGGCATTCACCGGTCTTCAGAGCTACAACCTATTCCCAACCATCTCAGCAGATGGTGCGGCCGAAGTCCATGTTAATTTTGGACAAGCAGGATTTGTGTTTATCGAAGCCAACGTGAAAAAATGGGGACTCGCTCCCATGATAGGCACTCTTGCACCCCCACCTGCTTATGGACAAGACAAAGACAGTGTCTTGATTGAGGCCTGCAATGTACCAGGCACATCGACACAACTCGCTAGTGATACCCGTTCAGGTCAAGTTTTGCGCGTCCCACCTTATGAAGTCGCACGATCTATTGCTCAAGCCCCTGATATGCACAGAGACGTTTCGTCACAAGGCATTCGTATGAATACGCTGAAACAAGATGATGAGGAAAGTGCCTCATCCCATCCACCGCCTTATATGGATGCCATGATCGCTTCGTCTCCGACGTCCCTGACAAACCAAGCCCAAAATGATCATAATAATGCCAATGTGTCTCTTCATCGTGGAGCTATCCATTCATTCCAGAGCTGGATGGCTTCTTGGCGAAAAGCACGACGTGATACCTCTTCGGGCACGCCCGAGACACCTTCCACGGAGCTTGTGGGCGTTACCATAGACTAGATATGTATAGCAAATTTTATTTCCCCACCTCCACCTTTGTTCCCCTCCGGCAGTATTGTTGACACGAATGACAGACAGACCGGTTCTGTCACCAGATGAGAACGATGAGCGCATTAGCGATCGTATACCATTCCCATTGATGAATAAAAGCAATCCATGGGATGAGTATAGCATCGTCCGAAAATTAGGGCGTGGTAGTTTTGGGCACGTCTATGAAGCAGTGCACAAACCAACCCGCCACGTTGTGGCAGTCAAGCAAATTGCGTTGGAATCCAGTGATTCCGACAACGAATCACATATGCAAGACTTGGAAGAAATACAAAGAGAAATCGCGAGTCTCGCACAATGTCAAGACTGCGATCGAGTGACGCGCTACTTTGGTAGCTTCGTCAAAAAATACACGCTTTGGGTAAT is a window of Malassezia restricta chromosome III, complete sequence DNA encoding:
- a CDS encoding protein SSH4, encoding MPALQHMSQRQETIPSGGDSITALILLLLPLLIISVALIFVLIAPFIIYLVLRFRPGVTLSERDGPINVQYEEQLEFSSSFQRACQNWADQLDDNTRAGYELAQRWCANHPPLSPRDTDITMPQFLGIQEKGVSAWSFDPAYESNQGVMVSARTELQFFADSPGMATEEGGACTIQSNLPLPKSNDIYYWESKIFSKPEATTIAIGLSTKPYPSFRFPGYCKHSVAIFSQDGFKCYNHPLNAQSYGAPFVKGDVVGVGFRPRTGSVFFTRNGVRMAEAFTGLQSYNLFPTISADGAAEVHVNFGQAGFVFIEANVKKWGLAPMIGTLAPPPAYGQDKDSVLIEACNVPGTSTQLASDTRSGQVLRVPPYEVARSIAQAPDMHRDVSSQGIRMNTLKQDDEESASSHPPPYMDAMIASSPTSLTNQAQNDHNNANVSLHRGAIHSFQSWMASWRKARRDTSSGTPETPSTELVGVTID